One window from the genome of Treponema sp. OMZ 838 encodes:
- a CDS encoding ABC transporter ATP-binding protein, whose protein sequence is MKEKSRLFYLFALTKYIKGFHLYLGISIVCNAVFKLIPLALTLLTSYMISAIVLGSAEKTKLLFAFVCVFIVLQAVFAYLDILVGHDMAYRILAKLRIIAYNKIDELAPAGLENERSGDLISIVLDDVEILEWFYAHTIAQIFVAFLIPLAALIFMGSLSPYLPVTLLPFLIALLLFPKFKKQKADVHGFDYMKAAGDLNAESVDCIQGLKDIISFRYQRRYFQKMSTAIGKFNTAVFEDSKRRITQSQLLSFLILTASFAVTIAAALLVKQGRLSPLWFLPVLTLSSAFLSPIADALNMSTQYGLIFAAAKRLFNLLLTEPEVYDTGVKTVEDVMAAGKVDGVENANGAGKSTGTEMRITFKDVAFTYPQHDAEKQNPKILDGISFTVKTGETLALVGRSGSGKTTTARLLQRLREPDAGAITINGIDIRELRLKALRDIITVIPQDVYLFNTTIEENLRLAKRDASFQEIQAAATQAQAASFIEQLPDGYGTVIGERALKLSGGEKARLAIAQAFLKNSPVLVLDEASANLDSENESKINEAVTQLKKGRITLVIAHRLSTIKAADRIIVLKDGKVEAEGTFEALTQSSGYFRELIGEGDGQAI, encoded by the coding sequence ATGAAAGAAAAATCAAGGCTTTTTTATCTTTTTGCACTTACAAAATACATCAAAGGCTTTCACCTGTATTTAGGTATTTCGATCGTTTGTAACGCAGTGTTTAAACTTATTCCGCTCGCGCTCACCCTCTTAACCTCGTACATGATAAGCGCAATCGTCTTAGGCAGTGCGGAAAAAACAAAGCTGCTGTTCGCTTTTGTTTGCGTTTTTATTGTACTGCAAGCCGTTTTTGCGTATTTGGATATTCTTGTCGGACACGATATGGCCTACAGGATTTTAGCCAAATTAAGAATAATCGCCTATAACAAAATAGATGAGCTGGCTCCGGCCGGACTTGAAAACGAAAGAAGCGGCGATTTAATTTCGATCGTTTTAGATGACGTGGAAATTCTTGAATGGTTTTATGCCCATACCATTGCACAGATTTTTGTGGCGTTCCTTATTCCGCTTGCAGCTCTCATCTTTATGGGGAGTCTTTCACCGTATCTTCCGGTTACCCTTTTACCGTTCCTTATCGCGCTCTTATTATTCCCAAAATTCAAAAAACAAAAAGCCGATGTACACGGTTTTGATTATATGAAAGCAGCGGGAGATTTGAATGCAGAATCCGTCGATTGTATTCAAGGACTCAAAGATATTATCTCGTTCAGATATCAAAGACGCTATTTTCAAAAGATGAGTACAGCAATAGGAAAATTTAATACCGCCGTTTTTGAAGATTCTAAGCGAAGGATCACTCAAAGCCAGTTGCTATCGTTTTTAATTTTAACGGCTTCTTTTGCCGTAACTATTGCGGCCGCTCTGCTAGTAAAACAGGGACGGTTATCCCCGCTCTGGTTTTTACCTGTTTTAACCCTTTCTTCCGCTTTTTTAAGCCCCATAGCTGATGCCCTCAACATGAGTACCCAGTACGGTCTTATCTTTGCGGCTGCTAAAAGACTGTTTAACCTGCTACTTACCGAACCGGAAGTGTACGATACGGGAGTAAAAACGGTAGAAGACGTAATGGCCGCAGGAAAGGTGGACGGTGTAGAAAACGCAAACGGAGCAGGAAAATCGACCGGAACCGAAATGCGCATTACATTCAAGGACGTTGCATTTACCTATCCGCAGCACGATGCGGAAAAGCAAAATCCTAAGATATTGGACGGCATTTCGTTTACGGTTAAAACAGGCGAAACCCTTGCGCTTGTCGGCCGTTCAGGTTCCGGAAAAACGACAACAGCCCGTCTTTTACAGCGGTTGAGAGAGCCTGATGCAGGAGCTATCACCATCAACGGCATCGATATACGGGAACTGCGCTTAAAAGCTTTACGCGATATTATTACGGTTATTCCGCAAGATGTGTATCTATTTAACACAACGATAGAAGAAAACCTCCGGCTTGCAAAACGGGATGCGAGCTTCCAAGAAATACAGGCGGCGGCAACGCAGGCGCAAGCAGCATCTTTTATCGAACAGCTTCCAGACGGGTACGGCACCGTTATCGGCGAGCGGGCATTAAAACTGTCAGGAGGCGAAAAAGCACGGCTTGCAATCGCACAAGCCTTTCTCAAAAATTCGCCGGTTTTGGTTTTGGATGAGGCTTCCGCAAACCTCGATTCCGAAAACGAAAGCAAAATTAACGAGGCGGTAACGCAGCTGAAAAAAGGGCGCATTACCTTAGTGATTGCGCACCGCCTTTCTACGATAAAAGCCGCCGATAGAATAATCGTGCTGAAAGACGGCAAGGTAGAAGCGGAAGGAACCTTTGAAGCGCTGACACAGTCCTCCGGTTATTTTAGAGAACTAATCGGAGAAGGCGATGGTCAAGCGATATGA
- a CDS encoding TPM domain-containing protein: MKKNRLLKLMDISPTQMREIADTVAEAEKKTTGEIALAVVYQSDSYAFVELFVAFCASFLSFLILFLCAAPIWNLLERTVWFPSPAQLTAVIGSSAATVVLIVYLLVNIPAIDRLIIPNTLKNRRVYARALQHFVESGVYKTTEHSGVLIFASVLERKFFVIADSGIAAKVAQNEWDGICKIMTTGLKEHQAAQAFVSAVKECGRILQEHFPNKAENPNELPDGLVVLED, from the coding sequence ATGAAAAAGAATAGACTGTTAAAACTGATGGATATTTCTCCTACTCAAATGAGAGAAATTGCGGATACGGTTGCGGAGGCTGAGAAAAAGACAACCGGAGAAATTGCCCTTGCGGTTGTGTACCAAAGCGATTCCTATGCCTTTGTAGAGCTATTTGTTGCATTTTGCGCGTCCTTTCTCTCTTTTCTCATCTTGTTTTTATGCGCTGCCCCCATCTGGAACCTGTTGGAACGCACTGTTTGGTTCCCTTCTCCTGCCCAGTTGACAGCAGTTATCGGCAGCAGTGCAGCTACCGTTGTGCTTATCGTTTATTTATTGGTAAATATTCCCGCAATAGACCGGCTGATTATCCCGAATACATTAAAAAACCGCCGCGTCTATGCCCGTGCACTCCAACACTTTGTGGAAAGCGGTGTGTATAAGACTACGGAACATTCCGGTGTTCTCATCTTTGCCTCCGTACTTGAACGGAAGTTTTTTGTTATTGCCGATTCGGGAATTGCCGCGAAAGTAGCTCAAAATGAATGGGACGGTATTTGCAAAATTATGACTACCGGATTAAAAGAACACCAAGCCGCTCAAGCCTTTGTCTCTGCCGTAAAAGAATGCGGCAGGATTCTGCAAGAGCACTTTCCCAACAAAGCGGAAAATCCCAACGAGCTGCCTGATGGGTTGGTAGTGTTGGAAGACTAA
- a CDS encoding LemA family protein gives MSKGLKTGLIVLGIIVLIIFSLYGCVTGSYNSMVAADENVKAAWSQVENVYQRRFDLIPNLVNTVKGYASHEEKVFTEIAEMRSKAGGVINVSDEVLNNPESFEKFQKAQSELGGALQRLLAVAENYPELKANENFRDLQSQLEGTENRIAVERKRFNEAVQTYNLQIRRFPQAFLANMFGFREKAYFKADEQAATAPKVEF, from the coding sequence ATGAGCAAAGGACTCAAAACAGGTCTTATCGTTCTCGGCATTATTGTGCTGATTATTTTTTCACTATACGGCTGTGTTACCGGTTCGTATAATTCGATGGTAGCGGCGGATGAAAATGTTAAAGCGGCATGGAGTCAGGTCGAAAACGTGTACCAGCGCCGTTTTGATTTAATCCCCAATCTTGTTAACACCGTAAAAGGCTATGCAAGCCATGAGGAAAAAGTCTTTACCGAAATAGCGGAAATGCGTTCCAAAGCGGGCGGCGTTATCAATGTTTCGGACGAAGTATTAAACAATCCCGAATCGTTTGAAAAATTCCAAAAAGCACAGAGCGAGTTAGGCGGTGCACTGCAGCGGCTGCTTGCCGTTGCGGAAAATTACCCTGAATTGAAAGCAAATGAAAACTTCCGCGACTTGCAAAGTCAGCTTGAAGGAACCGAAAACCGTATTGCCGTAGAACGGAAGCGTTTTAATGAGGCGGTACAGACATATAATCTACAGATTAGGCGTTTCCCGCAAGCGTTTCTCGCCAATATGTTCGGCTTTAGAGAAAAGGCGTATTTTAAGGCTGACGAACAAGCTGCAACTGCGCCTAAAGTTGAATTTTAA
- a CDS encoding TetR/AcrR family transcriptional regulator yields MNNHAEKILADKDELNTRAKILYAAKQEFLGKGFADTNVRTIAEKAGVTTGALYNLFDNKDSIFEALVSGVFDELLNIISHSELLESQNFGMKTSDLSAITELSQRQFLRMIDFFYDNWDAMKLIVCCSKGSSYEHIFDKAIDITENDTFRLLKLDGVKMSRRIQFFIHVMVTSHFENLKEIFYHNLKKSEAVEYVLDFNIYHCAGWKQYWMEQVKG; encoded by the coding sequence ATGAACAACCATGCAGAAAAAATATTAGCCGATAAGGATGAATTAAACACGCGGGCAAAAATTTTATATGCAGCGAAACAGGAATTTTTGGGCAAGGGGTTCGCAGATACCAATGTGCGCACCATTGCAGAAAAAGCAGGGGTTACGACAGGGGCGCTGTATAACCTTTTTGATAATAAGGACAGCATATTCGAAGCTCTTGTAAGCGGTGTATTTGATGAATTATTGAACATCATATCACACAGCGAGCTTCTTGAATCGCAGAACTTCGGTATGAAAACGAGCGACCTCTCCGCAATTACGGAACTATCGCAACGCCAATTCTTACGAATGATAGATTTTTTTTATGATAATTGGGATGCAATGAAACTGATTGTCTGCTGTTCGAAGGGAAGTTCCTACGAGCATATTTTCGATAAGGCAATCGATATAACTGAAAACGACACCTTTCGATTATTGAAACTCGACGGCGTTAAAATGTCGCGGCGCATACAGTTTTTTATTCATGTCATGGTAACGTCTCACTTTGAAAATCTAAAAGAAATTTTTTATCATAATTTAAAAAAATCGGAAGCAGTGGAATATGTGCTCGACTTTAACATATACCATTGTGCCGGATGGAAACAATATTGGATGGAACAAGTAAAGGGCTAA
- a CDS encoding YcxB family protein: MNISEITQTFTLDDKVEQSLIINARTRELKRHAKRLAITEISGTGITIGVIFILYFCNISEIFSSLHFVISASAIFCILLLFNIICIKKRTVKNLKKALTKYYKDNFAQHQLSTYTDKMIIDEDYLECSALGMTTRLEHKDFIGIFETDIFYVFEYAHFNYVFIKKDAIQNDEYQRVVQFIQDRKSIFTKDKEV, from the coding sequence ATGAATATTTCGGAAATAACGCAGACATTTACACTTGACGATAAGGTTGAACAATCACTTATAATAAATGCACGGACAAGGGAATTAAAACGTCATGCAAAACGATTAGCAATAACGGAAATAAGCGGCACCGGTATAACGATTGGCGTGATTTTTATACTGTACTTTTGTAATATCAGTGAGATATTTTCTTCTCTGCATTTTGTCATTTCCGCATCTGCAATATTTTGTATATTATTGCTTTTCAATATCATATGTATCAAGAAGCGTACCGTAAAAAATTTAAAAAAAGCTCTTACAAAATATTATAAAGACAATTTTGCACAGCATCAGCTTAGTACCTACACCGATAAAATGATTATTGACGAGGATTATCTTGAATGCAGCGCATTGGGCATGACAACCCGATTAGAGCATAAAGATTTTATCGGTATTTTTGAAACAGATATTTTTTATGTATTTGAATATGCTCATTTTAACTATGTATTTATTAAAAAAGATGCCATACAAAACGATGAATATCAGCGAGTTGTGCAGTTCATACAAGATCGAAAAAGCATATTTACAAAAGATAAGGAGGTCTGA
- a CDS encoding ABC transporter ATP-binding protein has translation MDTYKRLFKYTPEKIHCAYISMVCATLGVASQMGAFWFLWKFLYALLVTKNVTDGSMYATVIVSLLAGYSVVYFCALWASHVLGFRLESNLRKTAINHLMNASFAFFDMNPSGKIRKLIDDNAQETHMLVAHLIPDNISALFTPIFMFIIVFAVDVKLGLLLLAVALIGGAQMMFMMGNKDFMRKYQAALERMNAEAVEYVRGMQIVKIFRSTVESFKAFYEAITGYSDLAYKYTLSCRTPYVMFQVLFNLFAVFTIPAAIYFMNKGADANLIIAKLVFFVCIAGVLFSAFMRVMYVGMYNFQAKSVVDKLENLFADMEKDNLEHGTEETFENFGIEFKNVSFGYTEEKILKDVSFTLEPNKTYALVGSSGGGKSTIAKLISGFYKINSGEILIGGKNISSYSRNALMHSIAFVFQTSKLFKTSIFENVKMGNKNASDEEVMYALRLARCEDILAKFPEREKTVIGSKGVHLSGGEIQRVAIARAILKNADIIILDEASAAADPENEYEIQQAFSNLMKNKTVIMIAHRLSSIKNVDEILVVEDGNIAERGSDAELMQKGGKYSRLQSLYSQANEWRV, from the coding sequence ATGGACACATATAAAAGGTTGTTTAAATATACGCCGGAGAAAATACACTGTGCGTATATTTCGATGGTATGCGCTACGCTGGGAGTTGCTTCTCAGATGGGGGCATTTTGGTTTTTATGGAAGTTCTTGTACGCGCTTTTGGTTACCAAAAACGTTACGGACGGCTCGATGTACGCAACGGTGATTGTTTCGCTGTTGGCAGGTTATTCGGTTGTATACTTTTGTGCTTTGTGGGCATCGCACGTGCTTGGGTTCCGGCTTGAATCGAATTTACGCAAAACAGCAATCAACCATTTGATGAATGCATCGTTTGCTTTTTTTGATATGAACCCGTCGGGAAAAATCCGGAAGCTCATTGACGACAATGCACAAGAGACGCACATGCTGGTTGCGCATTTAATTCCCGATAATATTTCCGCATTGTTTACACCGATTTTTATGTTTATCATTGTATTTGCAGTTGATGTAAAACTCGGTCTTTTGCTACTTGCCGTTGCGCTTATCGGCGGTGCGCAGATGATGTTTATGATGGGCAATAAAGATTTTATGCGGAAGTATCAAGCGGCGTTGGAACGGATGAATGCCGAAGCAGTTGAATATGTCCGCGGTATGCAGATTGTAAAAATCTTTAGAAGCACGGTTGAATCTTTTAAAGCGTTTTACGAAGCGATTACCGGCTACTCCGATTTAGCATATAAGTACACACTCAGCTGCCGTACGCCGTATGTGATGTTTCAAGTGCTGTTTAATCTATTCGCGGTATTCACTATTCCTGCCGCTATTTATTTTATGAACAAGGGGGCGGACGCTAATCTCATCATTGCAAAGCTCGTCTTTTTTGTCTGTATCGCCGGGGTGCTTTTTTCGGCATTTATGCGCGTGATGTATGTCGGTATGTATAACTTTCAGGCAAAAAGCGTTGTAGATAAACTCGAAAATCTTTTTGCAGACATGGAAAAGGATAACCTTGAACACGGTACGGAAGAAACATTTGAGAACTTCGGTATCGAATTTAAAAACGTATCGTTCGGTTACACGGAAGAAAAGATTTTAAAGGATGTCAGTTTTACCTTGGAACCGAATAAAACCTATGCACTGGTCGGCTCATCGGGCGGAGGAAAAAGTACAATAGCAAAATTGATTTCGGGTTTTTATAAAATAAATTCAGGTGAAATTTTAATCGGCGGAAAAAATATTTCGTCATATTCACGGAATGCGCTGATGCACAGTATCGCCTTTGTATTTCAAACATCGAAGCTTTTTAAAACAAGTATTTTTGAAAACGTTAAAATGGGGAATAAAAATGCAAGCGATGAAGAGGTGATGTATGCGCTTCGGCTTGCCCGCTGCGAAGATATTTTAGCAAAATTCCCCGAACGTGAAAAAACGGTTATCGGTTCAAAGGGCGTACACTTATCCGGTGGAGAAATTCAGCGTGTTGCGATTGCCCGCGCGATTTTGAAAAATGCAGATATCATTATTCTGGATGAGGCGTCCGCCGCTGCCGACCCTGAAAACGAATACGAAATTCAGCAGGCGTTTTCCAATTTGATGAAAAACAAAACGGTTATTATGATTGCACACCGGTTAAGCTCGATTAAAAATGTCGATGAGATTTTGGTTGTCGAAGACGGAAATATCGCCGAACGCGGCAGCGATGCGGAACTGATGCAGAAGGGCGGAAAATACAGCCGATTGCAGAGCTTATATTCGCAAGCGAATGAGTGGAGAGTCTAG
- a CDS encoding ABC transporter ATP-binding protein → MTKLQKWFGVTESGAKGIVTASVWSMLADVAFILPMFVMMFFLQSYFDGTLRSAGFYIGIIAALAVVMYVLVHINYNTLYTATFKECKELRVNIADRLKALPLAYFSKHDVSDLSQTVMTDVATIEHALSHAIPQTIGLVFYLIIIGAMMITAHPGLGLCVFVPIIISFILLILSKKIQIRETTRDFHKQRERTEFFQEAIELQQEIKSYGLTEDTAAKLNRNVDEAEKLHLTVEAHQAIPLNIALLFLKFSIGVTVFFGLKMYLAGTAPLLYLIGYIIAASRVVDAVAGVEANLAEMMYIDARVKRINELRETKTQEGEPASLQHYGIQFKDVEFSYNGGQKIIDGISFTAEQNKVTALVGPSGCGKTTVLRLASRLYDYGRGQILIDGKDIATIDTDSLFDKISIVFQDVGLFNTSIMENIRVGNKNASDDEVKEAARLANCAEFIEALPDGYNTVIGENGSRLSGGERQRLSIARALLKNAPIIILDEISASLDVENEMKIQESLNTLIKGKTVIIISHRLKSIENADKIIVMNQGKVDAEGTHAELLQKSVLYRSMIEKSSVTEKYTY, encoded by the coding sequence ATGACTAAACTACAAAAATGGTTCGGGGTAACCGAATCGGGGGCAAAAGGGATTGTTACGGCGTCGGTGTGGTCGATGCTTGCGGATGTTGCATTTATTCTACCGATGTTTGTGATGATGTTTTTTTTGCAAAGCTATTTTGACGGGACGCTGCGGTCGGCGGGATTTTATATCGGTATTATCGCTGCGCTTGCGGTTGTGATGTATGTGCTTGTGCATATCAATTACAATACGCTCTACACCGCGACATTCAAAGAATGTAAAGAACTGCGTGTGAATATTGCAGACCGTCTCAAGGCGCTGCCGCTTGCGTATTTTTCTAAACACGATGTTTCCGACTTATCACAGACGGTGATGACCGATGTCGCTACAATCGAGCACGCGCTGAGCCACGCAATTCCGCAAACAATCGGTCTTGTGTTCTATTTGATTATAATCGGTGCAATGATGATTACTGCGCATCCGGGATTAGGCTTGTGCGTATTTGTTCCGATTATTATCAGCTTTATTCTATTGATCCTGTCGAAAAAAATTCAGATACGGGAGACAACGCGGGACTTTCATAAACAGCGTGAGCGAACGGAATTTTTTCAAGAAGCGATAGAACTGCAACAGGAAATTAAAAGCTATGGTCTGACGGAAGACACGGCGGCAAAACTGAATCGCAATGTCGATGAAGCGGAAAAATTGCACTTAACTGTGGAAGCGCATCAAGCGATCCCGCTTAACATCGCACTGCTGTTTTTAAAGTTTTCCATCGGCGTTACCGTATTTTTTGGACTAAAAATGTATCTGGCAGGAACGGCACCGCTTTTATATCTTATCGGCTATATTATTGCAGCTTCCCGTGTGGTGGATGCGGTTGCAGGTGTTGAAGCGAACCTTGCAGAGATGATGTATATCGATGCACGGGTTAAGCGCATAAACGAGCTGCGCGAAACAAAAACGCAGGAAGGCGAACCTGCTTCTTTGCAGCATTATGGTATTCAATTTAAAGATGTTGAGTTTTCGTATAACGGCGGACAAAAGATTATCGACGGTATTTCGTTTACGGCGGAACAAAATAAAGTTACCGCGCTTGTCGGGCCTTCCGGCTGCGGAAAAACAACCGTACTCCGGCTTGCGTCCCGTCTTTATGATTACGGCAGGGGACAAATTCTCATCGACGGCAAAGACATTGCAACGATTGATACCGACAGCCTTTTCGATAAAATTTCGATTGTCTTTCAGGATGTCGGGCTTTTCAATACCTCGATTATGGAAAATATCCGCGTCGGAAATAAAAATGCCAGCGATGATGAGGTAAAAGAAGCTGCCCGTCTTGCCAACTGCGCCGAGTTTATCGAAGCGCTGCCGGACGGCTACAATACGGTCATCGGCGAAAACGGCAGCAGACTTTCTGGTGGAGAGCGCCAGCGTCTTTCCATTGCTCGTGCTCTTTTGAAAAACGCGCCGATTATCATCCTTGACGAAATCAGCGCCTCGCTCGATGTGGAAAACGAAATGAAAATACAGGAGAGTCTTAACACACTCATAAAAGGCAAAACGGTGATTATCATTTCGCACCGCTTAAAGTCAATCGAGAACGCCGATAAAATCATCGTAATGAATCAGGGCAAAGTTGATGCGGAAGGTACACACGCAGAGCTGTTACAAAAATCGGTGCTGTACCGCAGTATGATTGAAAAGTCTTCGGTAACGGAGAAATATACCTATTAA
- a CDS encoding GntR family transcriptional regulator has protein sequence MSDKKESLIGGVVVKTLTYKEQAYELIKDAVLFNRFRVGAIYSQDEICEELGISRTPVREALLELQKEGYVAFARGRGVKVVPVTDEIAKDILEIRLLTEQNNAYLAAARANDQSVKDIFNCLQNLEDQLETRDGIKLYRLDHTFHRAIAKATNNKWLYRETELILDNYLRFENKSVYNNSIDAQTVFNEHLAIAEAIKKNDPDKAKRMIRKHLINSYKRTLNKIFNDKDIL, from the coding sequence ATGTCTGATAAAAAAGAGTCTTTGATAGGCGGTGTAGTTGTAAAAACTTTAACCTACAAAGAACAAGCTTATGAACTTATAAAAGATGCTGTTTTATTTAACCGGTTTAGAGTCGGAGCCATATACTCGCAAGATGAAATATGCGAAGAGCTCGGTATCAGCAGAACGCCTGTGCGGGAAGCCTTGTTAGAATTACAAAAAGAAGGCTATGTTGCTTTTGCACGAGGTAGAGGCGTAAAAGTTGTTCCGGTTACCGATGAAATCGCCAAAGACATTTTAGAGATACGGTTATTAACGGAACAGAATAATGCTTATCTTGCGGCAGCACGGGCAAATGATCAGAGTGTAAAAGATATTTTTAACTGCTTACAAAATCTTGAAGATCAACTGGAAACAAGAGATGGAATAAAACTCTATCGATTGGATCATACATTTCACAGAGCAATAGCAAAAGCAACAAATAATAAATGGCTTTATCGGGAAACGGAATTGATCTTGGATAACTATCTCCGCTTTGAAAATAAATCCGTGTACAATAATTCGATCGATGCGCAAACCGTATTTAATGAACATCTTGCTATTGCAGAAGCAATTAAAAAGAACGATCCCGATAAAGCAAAACGAATGATCAGAAAACATTTGATCAATTCATATAAAAGAACGTTAAATAAAATATTTAATGATAAAGACATCCTATAG
- the ruvA gene encoding Holliday junction branch migration protein RuvA has translation MFNSISGTLTGKTAESIYIETNGIEWEVFVSALSADRFGAAGSTVRVYTWLYHREDQMRLFGFLTLAERSLFLDLTKVDGIGPKQALKILSGLDGAALEAALEAGDVARLQSIPGIGKKTAQKMVLALKGQLTGLHDTGRTETAKKSEFEDIITALINMGYDRKRAAETVESVAQSMRTKSIDPAAKEEELFRTAIVNLSST, from the coding sequence ATGTTCAACAGCATCAGCGGGACGCTAACCGGTAAAACGGCGGAGTCCATCTACATAGAAACCAATGGCATTGAATGGGAAGTTTTTGTATCCGCCCTGAGTGCAGACCGATTCGGAGCTGCGGGGAGCACGGTACGGGTCTATACATGGCTCTATCATCGGGAAGATCAGATGAGGCTTTTCGGCTTTCTAACACTGGCGGAGCGGAGTCTTTTTTTGGATTTAACAAAAGTTGACGGGATTGGCCCGAAACAAGCGCTAAAGATTCTTTCCGGTCTTGACGGCGCAGCGCTGGAAGCGGCTCTTGAGGCAGGGGATGTCGCACGGCTGCAAAGCATCCCCGGTATCGGAAAGAAAACGGCGCAAAAGATGGTGCTTGCTTTGAAAGGTCAACTCACCGGATTACACGATACCGGACGGACGGAAACAGCAAAAAAATCGGAGTTTGAAGATATCATCACCGCTCTTATCAATATGGGATACGATCGAAAGCGTGCTGCAGAAACGGTAGAATCGGTTGCGCAATCTATGCGCACGAAAAGTATTGATCCTGCTGCAAAAGAAGAAGAGTTATTCCGCACCGCGATTGTCAATTTGAGTTCAACGTAG
- a CDS encoding YigZ family protein — MLVLSRSREQTARHEPTVAPDAELTDRAAALPDILVSTPEASTPIPEAAAELTVKKSVFRAEVFYTDNAQEAKETVKRQKDQYRDARHVVHAFVIGESGAVLGCSDDGEPAGTAGQPVLAVLKGSGITNILVTVTRWFGGTLLGTGGLVKAYSTAAKEALAKVHTEPLIQKAEFTCECSYENHNPLLRAAAHLPISFAQTEFAQTVRLSGSIPLEYCNELAQLVTEITKGASSVQFSE, encoded by the coding sequence ATGCTAGTTCTCAGCCGCAGCCGGGAGCAAACCGCTCGACACGAACCCACTGTAGCGCCGGATGCAGAATTAACGGATAGGGCGGCTGCTTTACCGGACATATTGGTATCTACCCCTGAAGCATCAACGCCCATACCCGAAGCTGCGGCGGAACTTACCGTAAAAAAATCGGTGTTCCGTGCCGAGGTGTTTTACACGGACAATGCGCAGGAAGCTAAAGAAACCGTAAAGCGGCAAAAAGACCAATACCGCGATGCCCGGCATGTGGTACACGCCTTTGTTATCGGTGAAAGCGGCGCGGTACTCGGTTGCAGCGATGATGGAGAGCCGGCAGGCACGGCGGGACAGCCTGTTCTAGCCGTCTTAAAGGGAAGCGGAATTACCAATATTCTTGTAACCGTTACTCGCTGGTTCGGCGGTACCCTATTGGGAACAGGCGGCTTGGTAAAAGCCTATTCTACGGCAGCAAAAGAGGCGCTCGCCAAAGTACACACGGAGCCGCTCATTCAAAAAGCGGAGTTCACCTGCGAATGCAGCTACGAGAATCACAACCCGCTGCTCCGCGCCGCCGCACACCTGCCGATCAGCTTTGCACAAACGGAATTTGCACAAACCGTCCGGCTGAGCGGGTCAATTCCGCTTGAATATTGCAATGAGCTTGCTCAGCTTGTTACGGAAATCACCAAAGGCGCTTCTTCGGTGCAATTTTCAGAATAG